The proteins below are encoded in one region of Cohaesibacter intestini:
- a CDS encoding LemA family protein: protein MSISWVLLGVLVLVGFYAVSIYNKLVKNRQMADEGWSGIDVQLKRRANLIPNLVETVKGYMGHERETLEKVTEMRARAAGAASGGAAERSQAEGDLSKALVNLMAVAENYPDLKANEGFQNLQKELASVEDEIQLARRYFNGTVRNLNVLVESFPSNLIAKFFQFYKRDYFELENEADRATPQVQF from the coding sequence ATGTCCATCAGTTGGGTCTTGCTAGGCGTGCTTGTGCTCGTGGGCTTCTATGCGGTTTCAATCTACAACAAGCTGGTGAAAAACCGCCAGATGGCTGATGAGGGTTGGTCCGGGATCGATGTCCAGTTGAAACGGCGGGCCAATCTCATTCCAAATCTGGTCGAGACCGTAAAGGGCTATATGGGGCATGAGCGTGAGACTTTGGAAAAGGTCACCGAAATGCGTGCCCGTGCTGCAGGTGCGGCATCCGGTGGGGCCGCCGAGCGTTCGCAGGCAGAAGGGGATCTCTCCAAGGCGCTGGTCAATCTGATGGCAGTCGCTGAGAATTATCCTGACCTCAAAGCCAATGAAGGCTTTCAGAATTTGCAGAAGGAACTGGCGAGCGTTGAAGATGAAATCCAGCTCGCACGCCGCTATTTCAATGGTACCGTTCGCAATCTCAATGTGCTGGTGGAATCTTTCCCTTCCAATCTGATTGCCAAATTTTTCCAATTCTACAAGCGTGACTATTTTGAACTGGAAAATGAGGCCGACCGGGCAACACCACAGGTCCAGTTCTGA
- a CDS encoding DUF2207 domain-containing protein, with translation MRSFLPLIALVLAFLVAPLDAHAQRGERITNYKVSLSVNQDRTVDIVETITINVEGNVFKRGLLRDIPVRYRGKLGETVYIDLDVKSIQRDGRREPYHLSHEGRYVRLRIGSADVFLQHGLHTYEIRYSVSDSIGFFDNYDEIYWNAIGTEWPFGIDQAQVSVQLPDGAKIQRQAFYTGGQGAQSDHYEVVNRSDRQVTVRSTRPFAAREGMTIAVAWQKGIVPAPTETEKMVETAYDNSPLAILLVALVTQLRWLYYAWKKVGRDPQGGAIIPLYHPPKGISPAIASYVSGLGSFAKSQQASFMAALVDLAIKGYLTIDSTSDDVAVEKTGKGDPNRLPAGQKALFAKLFESETRRTFANLSYKTMAGIMSAFISAVDAETDQVYFRRNSGYMVPGFIIAILGLVGYCVASVLWAPPFNFPLLELVAAGCTTGVLAIVIGITKVLKGKKKVSSLFQLPFFVIIFFGTIFTVVTGDETVNIINIDWLPVPFIVAMIIALYLFNDWMKAPTKQGREVLDEVEGLRLFMTVTVAEQAEHADMPDLTPQLYEDLLPYAIGLGVEKSWSKAFEDKVFSQLPPDKTYRPRWHSGRFDTARPTAALAAMTTTLGTNLASAMTPPASSSSGSSGGGFSGGGGGGGGGGGW, from the coding sequence ATGCGTTCCTTTTTGCCACTGATCGCTCTGGTCCTTGCGTTTCTTGTGGCCCCATTGGATGCTCATGCCCAACGGGGTGAGCGGATCACCAACTACAAGGTATCCCTGTCGGTCAATCAGGACCGCACGGTCGATATTGTCGAAACCATCACCATCAATGTCGAAGGCAACGTCTTCAAGCGCGGTCTGTTGCGGGACATTCCGGTGCGCTATCGCGGCAAGCTGGGCGAAACGGTCTATATCGATCTCGATGTGAAGAGCATTCAGCGTGACGGTCGCCGCGAACCCTATCACTTGTCCCATGAAGGCCGATATGTGCGCCTGAGGATCGGTAGCGCCGATGTCTTTTTGCAACATGGCCTGCACACCTATGAGATCCGTTACAGCGTATCGGATTCCATTGGCTTTTTCGACAATTATGACGAGATCTACTGGAACGCCATCGGCACCGAATGGCCCTTTGGTATTGATCAGGCCCAAGTCTCGGTCCAGCTGCCAGATGGGGCCAAAATCCAGCGACAGGCCTTCTATACCGGTGGTCAAGGGGCGCAATCCGATCACTATGAAGTCGTCAATCGTTCAGACCGCCAGGTCACGGTCCGCTCCACCCGTCCCTTTGCGGCCCGTGAGGGCATGACGATTGCTGTCGCTTGGCAAAAGGGCATTGTGCCCGCTCCCACAGAGACCGAAAAGATGGTCGAAACGGCGTATGACAACAGCCCATTGGCGATCCTTTTGGTGGCGTTGGTCACCCAGTTGCGCTGGCTCTACTATGCTTGGAAGAAGGTCGGGCGCGATCCGCAAGGCGGCGCGATCATTCCGCTCTACCACCCACCCAAGGGCATTTCTCCGGCCATTGCGTCTTATGTGTCAGGCCTTGGGTCCTTTGCCAAAAGTCAGCAGGCCAGTTTCATGGCGGCCCTGGTGGATCTCGCCATCAAGGGCTATCTGACCATCGACAGCACCAGTGATGACGTGGCCGTTGAAAAGACCGGCAAGGGTGATCCCAACCGCTTGCCCGCCGGGCAGAAGGCGCTGTTTGCCAAACTGTTTGAATCCGAGACGCGCCGGACCTTTGCCAATTTGTCCTATAAGACCATGGCGGGCATCATGTCTGCCTTCATCAGTGCCGTCGATGCGGAAACCGATCAGGTCTATTTCCGTCGCAATAGCGGCTACATGGTGCCGGGTTTCATCATCGCCATTCTCGGACTGGTGGGCTATTGCGTGGCGTCTGTTCTCTGGGCGCCGCCCTTCAATTTTCCGCTGCTCGAACTGGTTGCCGCTGGCTGCACCACCGGTGTGCTGGCAATTGTCATTGGCATCACCAAAGTTCTCAAGGGCAAGAAGAAAGTCAGCTCACTCTTTCAGCTTCCCTTCTTTGTCATCATCTTCTTTGGCACCATTTTTACCGTGGTGACGGGCGATGAAACCGTCAACATAATCAATATTGACTGGCTGCCCGTGCCGTTCATCGTGGCGATGATCATTGCACTCTATCTGTTCAACGACTGGATGAAGGCCCCCACCAAGCAGGGCCGTGAAGTGCTCGACGAGGTGGAAGGTCTGCGGCTCTTCATGACCGTGACTGTCGCCGAACAGGCGGAGCATGCCGACATGCCAGACCTCACACCCCAGCTTTACGAGGACCTGCTGCCTTATGCGATTGGGCTTGGGGTTGAGAAAAGCTGGTCCAAGGCGTTTGAAGACAAGGTCTTCTCGCAACTGCCACCGGACAAGACCTATCGTCCGCGCTGGCATAGCGGTCGCTTCGATACCGCTCGACCAACCGCGGCACTGGCAGCCATGACCACAACCCTTGGCACCAATCTCGCCAGCGCCATGACCCCGCCTGCTTCCTCGTCATCTGGCTCCAGTGGTGGCGGTTTTTCCGGCGGCGGCGGTGGCGGTGGTGGCGGCGGCGGTTGGTGA
- a CDS encoding ribonuclease HII, producing MKKARKPSQGALFDLLADGPNFSLEQAAMKRSGGSVAGVDEVGRGPLAGPVVTAAVILDPNAIPKGLNDSKKLSEKKRAVLFDQICLSAHVSIASASPGQIDALNIRGATLWAMVRALNGLSLSPAYALFDGRDVAPGAPCPGEAVIKGDGRSLSIAAASIVAKVARDRMMMRIGRQFPGYGFESHMGYGTKAHMEALDRLGVCQHHRRSFKPIADRLTPLENEKL from the coding sequence ATGAAGAAAGCCCGCAAACCATCGCAAGGTGCCTTGTTCGATCTACTGGCAGACGGGCCGAATTTCAGCCTTGAGCAGGCAGCAATGAAACGCTCGGGCGGCTCCGTCGCCGGCGTGGATGAAGTAGGGCGCGGCCCGTTGGCAGGGCCAGTGGTGACCGCAGCCGTGATCCTTGATCCCAATGCCATCCCGAAGGGACTCAATGATTCCAAGAAACTCAGCGAGAAGAAACGCGCCGTCCTGTTTGACCAGATCTGCCTTAGTGCCCATGTGTCAATTGCCTCGGCGTCGCCGGGCCAGATTGATGCGCTGAACATTCGCGGAGCGACCTTGTGGGCGATGGTTCGGGCGCTCAATGGTCTGAGCCTGTCGCCTGCCTATGCTTTGTTTGATGGACGGGACGTTGCCCCCGGAGCCCCCTGCCCCGGCGAAGCGGTGATCAAGGGCGATGGACGGTCGTTGTCGATTGCGGCCGCCTCGATTGTTGCCAAGGTGGCCCGCGACCGGATGATGATGCGGATTGGCAGACAATTTCCCGGCTATGGCTTTGAGAGCCATATGGGCTACGGCACCAAGGCGCATATGGAAGCACTGGATCGGCTTGGCGTTTGCCAGCACCATCGCCGATCCTTCAAGCCGATTGCCGATCGGTTGACTCCGCTGGAGAATGAAAAGCTGTAA